From Vibrio fortis, a single genomic window includes:
- a CDS encoding alpha-amylase family glycosyl hydrolase, with protein sequence MVNNEAKHNNKDLNVKRTLTTTALAVSVALLAGCQSTTETSEQVDLNAYQCQTTHSAEINDLRIYQVMVESFVNGDNSIGHGTGYGTSHHKGDIQGIIDSLDYIESLGMNGIWLTPIFNSEPVAGQDHWADRLDATGYFATDYFSIDPRFGTLEQAKQLVEEAHARGLYVFFDGVFGHHKGNVTPSPTGKLPQGENNPVAYPESLEFYKEVATYWIKELKIDGWRLDQAYQVPKDAWAEIRKSVDVASAEVEYVNSEGETVNPLGYMVAEIWAGENRIIETGYGSDSAPALCSAFDFPVRYRLTETFAVNEAGVGGKGGEWLAEGMSLHSLYPDHAKPNLMIGNHDLVRFGDLLQRGDIASPEDDEYWQRYKAAFSFQAAYTGPITTYYGDEIGDQLDGFADKVWEDCAIPGLCDDHVARTSGKVEGVTADLNAREQDLKQYVTTLMTLRQDHSALSQGKRTHLLANDSVYVDHKATKNEAIIYAVNVTDKAYTLELTKEQTGSEAELSDLLSQEKITASGDSYQVELAPFEGRFLNVDKPSAAGPVAAVTAAAPVSGQGFMAQCDNPVVSEAGPVNSKLYVVGNFADSGWKHKEGRAFTYRGDNTYQVVTNEKPGSYRMQYASKSWSPQYTADGLSIKLGQEAALTKGGYGKDTAVTIRDAGKYVWSLKFDEAGQPLQVMASKCP encoded by the coding sequence TTGGTTAATAATGAAGCAAAACACAATAATAAGGACTTAAACGTGAAACGCACCCTAACCACGACGGCTTTAGCGGTTTCTGTAGCGCTCTTAGCTGGATGCCAATCAACAACCGAGACCTCTGAACAGGTCGACCTCAATGCCTACCAATGTCAAACCACACACAGCGCTGAAATTAATGACCTACGCATTTACCAAGTGATGGTCGAAAGTTTTGTGAATGGCGACAATTCGATTGGACACGGTACCGGCTACGGCACTAGCCACCACAAAGGTGACATTCAAGGCATCATTGACTCGCTCGATTACATCGAATCACTGGGTATGAACGGTATTTGGCTCACTCCGATCTTCAACTCTGAACCTGTTGCAGGGCAAGACCATTGGGCGGATAGACTAGATGCAACCGGCTACTTCGCAACGGATTATTTCAGCATCGACCCTAGGTTCGGTACATTAGAGCAAGCCAAACAGCTCGTAGAAGAGGCTCACGCGCGTGGCTTATACGTGTTCTTTGATGGCGTGTTTGGACACCACAAAGGTAATGTCACGCCATCACCAACAGGCAAACTACCACAAGGTGAGAACAACCCAGTCGCTTATCCAGAGAGTTTAGAGTTCTACAAAGAGGTTGCTACTTATTGGATCAAGGAGCTTAAAATTGATGGTTGGCGTCTAGACCAAGCCTATCAAGTACCAAAAGATGCATGGGCGGAAATTCGTAAAAGCGTCGATGTCGCCTCGGCTGAAGTTGAGTACGTGAACTCAGAGGGTGAAACCGTTAATCCACTTGGTTATATGGTCGCTGAGATTTGGGCGGGCGAAAACCGAATTATTGAAACAGGTTATGGTAGCGATAGCGCTCCAGCACTCTGTTCAGCGTTTGATTTCCCAGTACGTTACCGCTTAACAGAAACCTTTGCAGTCAACGAAGCCGGTGTCGGTGGAAAAGGTGGCGAATGGTTGGCTGAAGGTATGTCACTGCACTCGTTATACCCAGACCACGCAAAACCAAACCTTATGATTGGTAACCACGACTTAGTTCGTTTTGGTGACTTACTGCAACGTGGCGATATCGCATCACCAGAAGACGATGAATATTGGCAACGATACAAAGCAGCTTTCTCTTTCCAAGCTGCTTATACAGGCCCGATCACAACGTACTACGGTGATGAGATTGGCGATCAATTGGATGGATTTGCAGATAAGGTATGGGAAGATTGTGCCATTCCAGGACTGTGTGACGACCACGTAGCGCGTACCAGCGGCAAAGTGGAAGGAGTCACTGCTGACCTCAATGCTCGCGAGCAAGATCTCAAGCAATATGTCACGACATTGATGACGCTTCGCCAAGATCACTCTGCACTATCTCAGGGTAAACGCACTCATTTACTTGCCAATGATTCCGTTTACGTCGACCACAAGGCAACCAAAAACGAAGCTATCATCTATGCTGTCAACGTAACGGATAAGGCGTACACGTTGGAGCTAACCAAGGAACAAACAGGATCTGAAGCCGAACTGAGCGACTTACTTTCTCAAGAGAAAATCACCGCTTCTGGTGACAGCTACCAAGTTGAGCTCGCACCATTTGAAGGTCGATTCTTAAATGTCGATAAGCCAAGTGCGGCTGGACCTGTCGCTGCTGTAACAGCTGCTGCACCTGTATCTGGACAAGGCTTTATGGCTCAGTGTGACAACCCTGTCGTATCTGAAGCAGGCCCAGTAAACAGCAAGCTATACGTCGTGGGCAACTTCGCTGACTCAGGCTGGAAACACAAAGAAGGGAGAGCTTTCACTTACCGTGGCGACAATACCTATCAGGTTGTGACCAATGAGAAGCCAGGTAGCTACCGCATGCAATATGCGTCTAAGTCTTGGTCTCCGCAATACACGGCTGATGGGCTTAGCATCAAACTCGGTCAAGAGGCCGCGCTAACAAAAGGCGGTTACGGTAAAGATACGGCTGTGACGATCCGTGACGCCGGAAAGTATGTTTGGAGCTTGAAGTTCGATGAAGCAGGACAACCATTACAAGTTATGGCGTCTAAGTGTCCTTAA
- a CDS encoding RNA methyltransferase, translated as MKKSQVTIGLTNPKSPTNVGAVMRAAGCYQVDEVKYTGQRYEKAAKFHTDTKSATRNIPLVGVDSFLDDLHPETQIVCVELAEGATPLPRFQHPENAIYIFGPEDGSISQDVADRADHVVYVPTVGCMNLAATVNVLLYDRLAKSDDMDESNELIKKSRDNRNHLQVKEKAV; from the coding sequence ATGAAGAAAAGCCAGGTGACGATTGGTTTAACTAACCCGAAAAGCCCGACCAATGTTGGAGCAGTGATGCGAGCTGCAGGCTGTTATCAAGTGGATGAAGTTAAGTACACAGGTCAACGTTATGAAAAGGCAGCGAAATTTCATACCGATACGAAGAGTGCAACACGCAATATTCCACTGGTAGGGGTTGATTCATTTCTTGATGACCTTCACCCAGAAACTCAAATTGTCTGTGTTGAATTAGCAGAGGGGGCGACGCCACTGCCAAGATTTCAGCACCCAGAAAACGCCATTTATATCTTCGGCCCAGAAGATGGTTCGATTTCTCAAGATGTTGCTGATCGTGCTGACCACGTTGTATATGTGCCAACAGTAGGCTGTATGAACTTGGCGGCGACAGTGAATGTACTTCTGTACGATCGACTTGCTAAGTCTGATGATATGGATGAGAGCAACGAGCTGATTAAAAAGAGCCGTGATAACCGCAATCACCTACAAGTGAAAGAGAAAGCGGTTTAA